The nucleotide sequence CTGCCCCCTTCCCTGCCGATGGAATCCCTTCTGAAGGAGATTTATAAAGTTTTGAGGGGATGAGGAGAAATTGGGGATGGGGTGTCAGGGCGATCGCCCCTGGTGTAGATACTGAGAGTGAGTAAAATCGCCAACCATACCATTTTGGATTTGCGATTTCAGGTTGTAGAAGTCTCACAACGCTATATTCGTGTAATGGATATTCTGAAGTCTGCCTCACCTGAAACTTCTGGCTTTTATCCCGTTCGGCTGAATCCCTTGTTGCTCTGGTTTACTCAGACAATTGCAATTCCCGGATCTCGATGGCGATACTGGCTTGATCTACAGATTGATTCGGACGATTTAAGGCGTTTACAAGATCTGAAAGGCAAGCGGCGATTACTTTTGCCGAACCACCCCACCTTTCAAGACCCCATTGTGGTTTTCCTGTTGTCAGCCAGGTTACATCAAACTTTCTACTATCTGGCAGCCTATGAGTCATTTAAGGGGCTTCTGGGATGGTTTTTGCAGCGGGTCGGTGCCTACTCCATCCGGCGGGGGATAGCCGATCGCCCCAGTATCGCCTACACGTTAGAGTTACTGGCACAACCGGACTGTTGTCTGGTCATCTTTCCAGAGGGGGGGTGCTCCTTTCAAAATGACACGGTGATGCCCTTTCGCTCTGGTGGAGTGCAAATGGCATTTCAGGCCCTGAGTCGATTTGCCAGACGGGGTGAGGCACTACCCGATTTTTATGTGGTGCCCATCAGCATCAAGTATCGCTACACCCAGGATATGACTTCGACAATCCAGACCAGTCTGAGTCAGTTAGAAGCCCAGTTACACCTGCCGGGAACTGGAGGTCCTTATGAGCGGTTACGGGCGATCGCAAAACAGGTGTTAGTTAACCTGGAACAGGAATATGGGTTCCAGACTTCTCAAATTGAACACCAGTCCTGGAATGACCGGATTATTGCCCTCAAAAGCCATGTTTTGCAGGAATGTCAACAACGTTTATCGATGCAGGCTTCACCAGGAGAACCTATTCGAGAACAGGTTTATCGTATTCAGTATGCTCTTCAAACCAGAGAAGAATTGTTGGAGGAGAGGACTGACCAGGAAGCCCAGGAAAGCATGTGGACCCTGGAAGCTGTGCAAAAGGCAATGTTTCGGTTACTCAATTTTGATGCCATTAATGACGGTTACATCGCAGAAAATCCAACTCAGGAGCGATTTTTAGACACGCTGATTCGCCTGGAGCGAGAAGTCTTTAACATCGATCAACCATCCCCAAAAGGGCATCGTCAAGCCAGGGTAAAGATTGGCAATCCGATTAATCTTAAAGATTTTTTTGAAGACTATCAGCAAAACCGTAGCCTTACGATTAATCAACTGGTGGTAACAATTCAGCAGACGGTTCAAAACAATTTAGATCAATTGAGTAATTGATTGAGATGAGCCGCTAAAGATCATCAGTGGTGCGTCAGATTATTGTTGGAAAGGAGAGGATCTCCTGCCAACTCCAACGATGGTCAGTCAATCCTGCTCGTTGTGCCGCTGTGGTCTTGTAGCGACTGTGCTGCCAGATCCCGTTGAAATAACTCACCACTAACCGTCGTCACTTTCGTCTGCTCCCAGACTTTGCCAAACTTGTTCTACTGACGATGCCACCGTCGTGTCTGCTGCCTGACAATTCCGTTGGTACGCTCTAACCATTGCCTCTGGTCTTTGCCGATGTCGTGTTCTATCTCAAGCGGAAGCACCCGCTCATATCCGCCCCACTCATCACTATTCCACTGCTTGCAATTTGTCTGACCCTCGGTACTCACGATCAATGCCTCTAGCAGTTCATCGCAGTTCATCAGTGTGTTTCCCCACTCGTGCGGCCAGGATTAACCCACTCGAATCTGCTAAGCTCATGGCAATCCAACCGTCTCCGACTTTGAGTTCTTCAGGCAACCATCGCTTCCTTTTTTTTTGCACGAATGACCACATCTCATCGCCGCTCACCTCTCCGGTTTCCACGCTTTCCACCTGGTCGTTGTGGACAAGCAAGGCTCTAGAACTCGATGCGCGATGATGCTGACCACAGGGTTGTATGCCAGTCCACTGATGCGACTGATGCCTCGTAAGCTGGTGCCTTCACTATGAGCCTGTAGCACTGGGTCCATTTGCTCTGGATGGGTGTGCCGATAGTATTAAAGGGTGTCAAAGCTTTCAGAGAAAGTTTGTTTGCAGTTGGGGCAGAAATAGCGTTGATGTCCATTGGGCATTTGCCGTGTTTGTGGGGCTTGGGGTGACCGCAGAGCCGACATTCCATTGCTTCAGTCCAGTTGTGAGGATTGCTCTACCTTACCAAACCCACATTATCTTGAGGCACTACCAGATGGAGTGTTTACACAAAAGTTCATCAAAACGATGAAATGTGACCTTGACAGATCAAAGTAGTACATTTAACCTATTAGTTAATTAACTGCGCGGTTAAATTTCAAGTGTCTACGGATTCCCTGAGTGTCACCCTTGCTGCCCTCGCTGACCCCACCCGTCGAGCAATTTTAGCGCAACTTGCTCAGGGAGAAGCGACCGTCACAGAACTCGCCGAACCCTTTGAGATGAGCCTACCTGCCATCTCCAAACATCTCAAAGTATTGGAACGTGCTCAACTGATTACCCGTAGCCGAGATGCCCAATGGCGACCCTGCCACCTCAATCCGGAACCGCTGAAGGATTTAGCAGACTGGCTGGAACGCTATCGCCAATTTTGGGAACACAGTTTCGATCGCCTGGATGAATATTTACAAGAATTACAGGCAACTGAATAAACCTGGAATCGCAAAAATCATGTGATTCGTGAATTGCACAGACAAACATTGCAACCCTATTGCAAGGAGAAATCCCATGCCTTACGTTGATGGTTTTGTTTTAGCGGTTCCTACAGCTAACAAAGAAGTTTACAAGCAATATGCAGAGGACGCAGCGATTATATTTAAGGAACACGGGGCACTCAAGGTGGTCGAATGTTGGGGTGATGACGTTCCTGAAGGTAAAGTTACATCATTTCCTTTAGCCGTTCAGCGTCAGGCAGACGAAACAGTTTGCTTTGCCTGGATTGTGTGGCCCTCACCCGAAGTCAGAGATGAGGGCATGAAGAAAGTCATGGCAGACCCACGCAGTATGCAGCCTGAAAAGAATCCGAATGCTGAAATGCCGTTCGATGGCAAGCGGATGATCTATGGCGGCTTCGAGATGGTTGTTGATGTGTAGCTTTTGAAATCAGCGACTTAAAGATAGAGATTTAACCGGAGAATCCAATGCTAACAACTCAAAAAATTGTCCCTTGTTTGTGGTTTAATGGCGACGCTGAAGAAGCAGCTAAATTCTATGTCTCGCTGCTGCCAGATTCGCGCATCGATCGTATTTTGAAGTCTCCTGCTGACACGCCGAGTGGACCCGCTGGCATGGTCTTGACGGTCGAATTCACTTTGGCTGGTATGCAATACGTGGGGCTAAACGGTGGCCCGCAGTTTCCGTTCACTGAGGCTGTGTCGTTTCAAATCCATTGTGATGACCAGCCTGAAGTCGATCGCCTGTGGGCTGCCCTTGCAGAGGGTGGATCAGAAGTCGCCTGCGGATGGGTCAAAGATCGGTGGGGACTTTCCTGGCAGATCGTTCCAACTCGGATGATCGAATTACTCAACGATCGCGACACGGAACGCGCACGACGAGCGCAGGAAGCAATGATGAAAATGGTAAAGATTGACATTGCCACAATTGAGCGTGCAGCAGACGGAATCAGTTAGCCATCAGAAACTGGAATGCGGGTAACACGCGATCGCCTGAATGACTATCTAAAAGGAATCAACAATGGCTGAACTGACTTTAACAACGTTTTTGACCCTGGATGGAGTGATGCAGGCTGCCGGTGGCCCAAGTGAAGATACAACTGGCGACTTTCCTCACGGGGGTTGGTTGGTTCCCCATGCTGATGAGGAAATGGGAAAGACAATGGATGACATTTTCTCGAAAGCAGAAGCATTCCTACTGGGACGTACCACCTACGACATTTTCGCTGCTTACTGGCCCCGCATCACCGACACAGACGAACTCGTTGCCAACCAATTGAATTCATTACCAAAGTATGTCGCTTCGCGCACACGGACAACCTTTGATTGGTATGGCTCCTCACTCATTCAGGATGTTGTTGGGGAAGTCGGCGAACTGAAGCAACGTTATTCAGGCGAAATTCAGGTTCACGGCAGTTGTGGACTTGCTCAGACACTGATTCAGCATGACCTGATTGACGAATATCGATTACTCATCTTTCCTGTAATACTTGGAACTGGCAAACGACTTTTCGGTTCTGGCACTGTTCCATCCATGCTGAAACTCGTCAGTTCCAGCAATACAAGCAAAGGCACTATTGTCAGTGTCTACCGTCGTGCAGGAAAACTTCAGACTGGTTCGTTCGCCCTTGATTGACCTCAAGAAAAAGCTGTTATCCATGACCTATCAAAGCCTGAAGGTCATGATTAAATTACTCACTGTTCAGACCAGAAATACACCATTGGAGAAACCATGTCTAAGCAAATTTTTGTGAACCTACCTGTGAAAGACCTCAATCAATCTGTGGAGTTCTTTACGAAACTCGGATTTAGTTTCAACCCTCAGTTCACTGATGAAACAGCGACTTGTATGATTGTGAGTGAGAACATCTTTGTCATGCTATTGACTCATGACAAATTCAAATCGTTTACACCCAACGCCATTTGCGACGCAACGAAAAGCACTGAAGTATTAGTGAGTTTGTCGAGTGAAAGTCGAACCGCTGTTGATGAGATGGTGAGCAACGCGATCGCGGCTGGCGGCAAAACCTACAACGAACCACAAGATCACGGGTTTATGTATGCGCATGGTTTTCAGGATTTAGATGGACACATTTGGGAAATCGTGTATATGGAACCCAGTGCCATCCAATCTGGCGAACCCCCAACAGAGCAATACGCGGACGCATCACACTGAGAGAGTTGAACATGAGCATGAATAATGTTACGACAATCCAGGATCGGCAACTTACGATCACTCGCCTGTTTGATGCGCCTCGAAGCCTGGTGTTCAAAGTTTGGACTCAACCCGAACACTTTTCTCGCTGGTTAGGCCCAAAGGACTTTACGACCATCGGCTGCCAGATGAATGTGCAGGTTGGCGGGATGTATCGAGCCTGTATTCGCTCCCCTGAAGGCACCGACTATTGGATGCAGGGCATCTATCGCGAAATCATTGAGCCAGAGCGCTTAGTGTTCACCTTTGCCTGGGAAGATGAGAACAGCCAGCCTAAACATGAAACGCTGGTGGCTGTAACGTTTGAGGAACAGGGCAACAAAACGTTGATGACGTTCCAGCAAGCCATCTTTGAATCGATTGAATCGCGGGATTCTCACAACACAGGTTGGTCAGAATGTTTCGATCGCCTTGCGACCTATTTAACAGCATTTTGAGGTAAGAGAAATGGAAATAGAGACCGAAAGTAGAACAGATACATACTGCTTCGTGATTACGATTTCAGCGATGTCATTATTACCGAAACCCAAAACGTAACGATTTGAAGCTTTTTCCAAAAAAACACTGTCATTGCAAAATTGAGAGGTTCATGTGATGAAATCCAATCCCATTGTTTGGTGTGAAATTTATGTACAGGACATGGATCGGGCAAAGAATTTTTACGAGTCTGTGTTTCAGGTGAAGCTGGAGCAGCTCGAAAGTCCTGGAATGGATATGTGGGCATTTCCAATGGCGATGGATCAGGTGGGCGCTTCTGGGGCATTGGTCAAAATGGAAGGGGTCAAATCCGGCGGAAGCAGTACGATACCCTATTTCCACTGTGATGAGGTGGCTACAGAATTAGAGCGTGTCATGGCAGCGGGTGGACACATCCAACAGCCAAAAACGTCAATTGGTCAATATGGGTTCATGGCTTTGATTGTCGATACAGAAGGAAATATGATTGGCCTACACATGTCACCTAATGAGGTGAAGTGAGATTGATGCTTCGCAATTGGTATCTAACTCACCAAATTGCACTGACTATGTATAAATTTGCTGCTGCTTCGGGGAATGAACTAATCGTGTTTGGCTCCGCTCGTCCTGGATATAGTAACTAGCAAGTCACTGAGTGGATTGAGTTTATGCAAAATCAGAACATCAAGCGGGTGCGCTGTTTGCTTTCTGAATCTCAACTGTCTCGCTATGCCAATCTACTTGATACTTACCGACAGACCTTTGGAGTGGATCACGTATGCTGGACGCCAATCGAAGATTTCCACTTTGCCACCCCCGAAGTTCTCATCCACCAAATTTTACCGTTCTTAGCCACTGCTAATCAGAAGAATGACAAGGTAGTGGTTCATTGTTCTGGCGGAATTGGGCGCACGGGCCATGTTTTAGCAGCTTGGCTTGTGGCTGGACGAGGACTCTCTAACAAAGCCGCGATCGATGCTGTTAAACAAACTGGGAGAAATCCTTATGAAGCAGTTATCGCTGCCCCATTCAAAGGGCGCAATCCGTGGAAAGTTACTGCGGAACTCAACCTGCTACTCGATGAATCCAATCGATGGAGGGGCAATAAAAATCTCTAGCAAATTTGAAAGAGGCGATATGGCTGATGACTCAAAAATTGTGAATATGAATGATCTGGAATGGAACGACGCAACCTACTCTGAACACTACACAGGTTGGTCAAAACGATTGACTCCTTCAATGGATCGCAAGCAAGGACATATTGGTGTTGTCGTCGAACGGTTGAAGCCAAAATCACTTTCCTGTCCTTTTCACTATCATGTCTATGAAGATGAGTTCTGCCTGATTCTAAACGGCAAGGCAATGCTGCGCTATGGCGATAAAACGATTGAAGTCAAAGAAGGCGATGCCATTCCATTTCCACGGGGCGAACGAGTTGCCCATCAGTTTTACAACCATACTGAAGAGACCGTTGATATTTTGATGGTAGGTGAGAATTTGCCCTATGAGGTTTGCTACTACCCAGATTCAGACAAGTGGTTGTCTAGATCCATTAGTAAAGTTGGCAAATTTGAAGGCACTGATTATTGGGCAGACGAGCCTGTTCCACCGGTAATGAAATCCAGAGACTGAAGTTGTTGAGAGAAGTCAACATGATACCAGGAAAAACCTGATGAAGAAAACTTACCAGGGCAGTTGTCATTGTGGTGCAGTTCGTTATCAAACTGATCTAGATTTAAACGAGGGTACTTTCAAATGCAATTGCTCAATCTGTACCAAGACGAGAACCTGGCTTGCTACTGTCAGCCCAGATGCATTTCGACTGCTCACAAGTGAAGCTGAACTAACTGAATATCAATTCAACCAAAAGAGTATTCACCATTTGTTCTGCAAGCATTGTGGGGTGCGATCGTTTGGTTGGGGTGAAGATTCCGGCAACAAGTTTTACGCGATTCATGTCACCTGTTTGGATGATGTTGAAATGGATGAACTTGTTAATGCGCCAATCACGTATGTCGATGGTCGTCACGATAACTGGCGATCGCCACCTACCGAAATTCGACACCTTTAAGTTGAGATAGAGATGATTCTGTCTAACAATTGTTAGGCATCACACTACTATAGAACTTGCAGGTGAGCCTGTAATTACCTGGAGTTTTCCAATGATTCCCATCATCACTGCTTTTGAACAGTCGCCCGATCGCGGTCAGGGGCTGGCGCGTGATATGCCCGTGCGCTGGGCGCTTGAAGAAGTGGGCCAACCTTATGAGGTTCGCCTTGTTTCTTTCAGTGCAATGAAGGAAAGTGCCCATCGATCCCTTCAGCCTTTTGGACAGATTCCGACCTATGAAGAAGACGATCTCGTCTTGTTCGAGTCGGGTGCGATCGTATTTCATATCGCGGAGCGCCATGCGGGTCTGCTGCCGAACGATGCAAATGCTCGGGCACGCGCGATCGCATGGATGTTTGCCGCACTCTCCACGGTGGAGCCTGTGATCGTTCAACGCGAAGTCTCCCTGTATTTAGAACGCGACAAGACCTGGCACGAGGAACGCCTATCGATCGTCGAGGAGCGCATCCGCAGCAAACTGGACGACCTTTCCACCCGGCTCGGTGCTGGAGAGTGGCTCGATGGGGCGTTCAGTGCTGGCGATCTGCTGATGGTGCAGGTGCTACGCAGGCTAAGCGGATCATGCCTTCTGGACGACTATCCGAACCTCGTCGCTTATGTTACTCGCGGCGAAGCCCGACCGGCCTTTAAACGTGCTTTCGACGCTCAATTGGCAATTTTCGCTGGCAAGCTGCCCAGTCCCTATTCCAACTAGACCAATTGCATAATTGAATCCGTTCAACCTTAGT is from Leptothermofonsia sichuanensis E412 and encodes:
- a CDS encoding 1-acyl-sn-glycerol-3-phosphate acyltransferase, translating into MSKIANHTILDLRFQVVEVSQRYIRVMDILKSASPETSGFYPVRLNPLLLWFTQTIAIPGSRWRYWLDLQIDSDDLRRLQDLKGKRRLLLPNHPTFQDPIVVFLLSARLHQTFYYLAAYESFKGLLGWFLQRVGAYSIRRGIADRPSIAYTLELLAQPDCCLVIFPEGGCSFQNDTVMPFRSGGVQMAFQALSRFARRGEALPDFYVVPISIKYRYTQDMTSTIQTSLSQLEAQLHLPGTGGPYERLRAIAKQVLVNLEQEYGFQTSQIEHQSWNDRIIALKSHVLQECQQRLSMQASPGEPIREQVYRIQYALQTREELLEERTDQEAQESMWTLEAVQKAMFRLLNFDAINDGYIAENPTQERFLDTLIRLEREVFNIDQPSPKGHRQARVKIGNPINLKDFFEDYQQNRSLTINQLVVTIQQTVQNNLDQLSN
- a CDS encoding ArsR/SmtB family transcription factor; its protein translation is MSTDSLSVTLAALADPTRRAILAQLAQGEATVTELAEPFEMSLPAISKHLKVLERAQLITRSRDAQWRPCHLNPEPLKDLADWLERYRQFWEHSFDRLDEYLQELQATE
- a CDS encoding DUF1428 domain-containing protein, whose product is MPYVDGFVLAVPTANKEVYKQYAEDAAIIFKEHGALKVVECWGDDVPEGKVTSFPLAVQRQADETVCFAWIVWPSPEVRDEGMKKVMADPRSMQPEKNPNAEMPFDGKRMIYGGFEMVVDV
- a CDS encoding VOC family protein, with the protein product MLTTQKIVPCLWFNGDAEEAAKFYVSLLPDSRIDRILKSPADTPSGPAGMVLTVEFTLAGMQYVGLNGGPQFPFTEAVSFQIHCDDQPEVDRLWAALAEGGSEVACGWVKDRWGLSWQIVPTRMIELLNDRDTERARRAQEAMMKMVKIDIATIERAADGIS
- a CDS encoding dihydrofolate reductase family protein, with the translated sequence MAELTLTTFLTLDGVMQAAGGPSEDTTGDFPHGGWLVPHADEEMGKTMDDIFSKAEAFLLGRTTYDIFAAYWPRITDTDELVANQLNSLPKYVASRTRTTFDWYGSSLIQDVVGEVGELKQRYSGEIQVHGSCGLAQTLIQHDLIDEYRLLIFPVILGTGKRLFGSGTVPSMLKLVSSSNTSKGTIVSVYRRAGKLQTGSFALD
- a CDS encoding VOC family protein; translation: MSKQIFVNLPVKDLNQSVEFFTKLGFSFNPQFTDETATCMIVSENIFVMLLTHDKFKSFTPNAICDATKSTEVLVSLSSESRTAVDEMVSNAIAAGGKTYNEPQDHGFMYAHGFQDLDGHIWEIVYMEPSAIQSGEPPTEQYADASH
- a CDS encoding SRPBCC domain-containing protein, which produces MNNVTTIQDRQLTITRLFDAPRSLVFKVWTQPEHFSRWLGPKDFTTIGCQMNVQVGGMYRACIRSPEGTDYWMQGIYREIIEPERLVFTFAWEDENSQPKHETLVAVTFEEQGNKTLMTFQQAIFESIESRDSHNTGWSECFDRLATYLTAF
- a CDS encoding VOC family protein, which codes for MKSNPIVWCEIYVQDMDRAKNFYESVFQVKLEQLESPGMDMWAFPMAMDQVGASGALVKMEGVKSGGSSTIPYFHCDEVATELERVMAAGGHIQQPKTSIGQYGFMALIVDTEGNMIGLHMSPNEVK
- a CDS encoding protein-tyrosine phosphatase family protein, which translates into the protein MEFMQNQNIKRVRCLLSESQLSRYANLLDTYRQTFGVDHVCWTPIEDFHFATPEVLIHQILPFLATANQKNDKVVVHCSGGIGRTGHVLAAWLVAGRGLSNKAAIDAVKQTGRNPYEAVIAAPFKGRNPWKVTAELNLLLDESNRWRGNKNL
- a CDS encoding cupin domain-containing protein codes for the protein MADDSKIVNMNDLEWNDATYSEHYTGWSKRLTPSMDRKQGHIGVVVERLKPKSLSCPFHYHVYEDEFCLILNGKAMLRYGDKTIEVKEGDAIPFPRGERVAHQFYNHTEETVDILMVGENLPYEVCYYPDSDKWLSRSISKVGKFEGTDYWADEPVPPVMKSRD
- a CDS encoding GFA family protein, translating into MKKTYQGSCHCGAVRYQTDLDLNEGTFKCNCSICTKTRTWLATVSPDAFRLLTSEAELTEYQFNQKSIHHLFCKHCGVRSFGWGEDSGNKFYAIHVTCLDDVEMDELVNAPITYVDGRHDNWRSPPTEIRHL
- a CDS encoding glutathione S-transferase family protein, which encodes MIPIITAFEQSPDRGQGLARDMPVRWALEEVGQPYEVRLVSFSAMKESAHRSLQPFGQIPTYEEDDLVLFESGAIVFHIAERHAGLLPNDANARARAIAWMFAALSTVEPVIVQREVSLYLERDKTWHEERLSIVEERIRSKLDDLSTRLGAGEWLDGAFSAGDLLMVQVLRRLSGSCLLDDYPNLVAYVTRGEARPAFKRAFDAQLAIFAGKLPSPYSN